One Hemiscyllium ocellatum isolate sHemOce1 chromosome 36, sHemOce1.pat.X.cur, whole genome shotgun sequence genomic region harbors:
- the LOC132833462 gene encoding MOB kinase activator 1B — protein MSFLFANRSSKTFKPRKNIPEGSHQYELLKHAEATLGSGNLRLAVMLPDGEDLNEWIAVNTVDFFNQINLLYGTITDYCTEDGCPVMSAGPKYEYHWADGTNIKKPIKCSAPKYIDYLMTWVQDQLDDETLFPSKIGVPFPRNFMSVAKTILKRLFRVYAHIYHQHFDSVIQLQEEAHLNTSFKHFIFFIQEFNLIDRKELAPLQELIEKLTTKDR, from the exons TGCAAACCGTTCGTCTAAGACCTTCAAGCCGAGGAAGAACATTCCAGAAGGTTCCCATCAGTATGAGCTGCTGAAACATGCAGAGGCCACTCTGGGCAGTGGTAATCTCCGCCTGGCTGTGATGTTACCGGATGGTGaagatttgaatgaatggattgcTGTCAATA CTGTGGATTTCTTCAATCAGATTAACCTGCTGTATGGAACAATAACTGATTACTGCACAGAGGATGGGTGCCCTGTTATGTCGGCTGGGCCCAA GTATGAGTATCACTGGGCGGATGGAACAAACATAAAGAAACCGATTAAATGCTCAGCACCAAAATACATTGATTACCTGATGACCTGGGTACAGGACCAGCTCGATGATGAGACTCTGTTTCCATCCAAAATAG gcgTTCCCTTCCCTCGGAATTTCATGTCAGTCGCAAAAACCATCCTGAAGCGCCTGTTCCGAGTCTATGCCCACATTTATCATCAACATTTTGATTCTGTGATCCAGCTGCAGGAAGAGGCTCATCTCAACACTTCCTTCAAACACTTTATCTTTTTTATTCAG gAGTTTAACCTCATAGACCGGAAGGAATTGGCTCCATTGCAGGAACTGATCGAGAAACTGACTACAAAGGACAGATAG